A single region of the Pseudomonas mandelii genome encodes:
- a CDS encoding PIG-L deacetylase family protein, which translates to MKPVSLIESSLPGQVWNSARQLDNIPVINTETLVPTGARAVVIAPHPGDEVVMCGGLLQLLSSLGHPLQLISITDGSASHPGSQQWSEKRLSVFRGQESVEALRRLGLPMHSLKWIRGGFTDNALAKHETQLTQFIARYLRPGDVVFTTWREDGTCDHDAVGRASANAASMVGATINELPVWAWHWPTRDQGLFPWHRARKVRLDTWTVARKSHATHAYASQLDGEPAIGIAPLLPRVILERMRLPYEVVFV; encoded by the coding sequence ATGAAACCCGTTTCCCTCATCGAAAGCAGCTTGCCGGGACAGGTCTGGAACAGCGCCCGGCAACTGGACAACATCCCCGTCATCAACACCGAGACCCTGGTCCCCACTGGCGCGCGTGCCGTGGTCATTGCGCCGCATCCTGGCGATGAAGTGGTCATGTGTGGAGGCTTGCTTCAGCTCCTATCCTCGTTGGGTCATCCCCTGCAATTGATCTCGATTACCGATGGCAGCGCCAGCCATCCGGGCTCGCAACAGTGGTCAGAGAAACGCCTGAGTGTGTTTCGCGGCCAGGAAAGCGTCGAAGCCTTGCGCCGGCTCGGTTTACCGATGCACAGCCTGAAGTGGATTCGCGGCGGCTTTACCGACAACGCCCTGGCCAAGCATGAAACCCAATTGACCCAATTCATCGCCCGTTATTTGCGCCCCGGCGATGTGGTGTTCACTACCTGGCGCGAAGACGGCACCTGCGATCATGACGCCGTCGGCCGCGCCAGCGCCAATGCGGCGAGCATGGTCGGCGCGACGATCAACGAACTGCCGGTCTGGGCCTGGCACTGGCCGACCCGAGATCAAGGACTCTTTCCCTGGCATCGTGCGCGCAAAGTACGCCTCGACACCTGGACCGTCGCGCGCAAAAGCCACGCCACCCACGCCTACGCCAGCCAGCTCGACGGCGAACCGGCCATCGGCATCGCGCCACTGCTGCCCCGGGTGATACTGGAGCGCATGCGTTTGCCCTATGAAGTTGTCTTTGTCTGA